A segment of the Promicromonospora sukumoe genome:
CCGCTGGCCGAGGAAGGGCACACGGTGGTGATCGCCAAGCAGCCGCTCGCCGTCGCGTTCCTCGCGAGCGGGGCGTTCGACGCCGCGCGCGAGAGCGTGCCCGACGCGGAGCAGTGGGTCGTGGGCGGGCACTCGCTCGGCGGCGTCGTCGCCTCGGCGGAGGCGGCTTCGGATGCGGAGGCCCCGGACGCCGACGGTGCCGCGCCCGTCGTCGGCCTGCTCCTGTACGCGTCCTACCCGGCCGAGGACCTCAGCGGCATCCCGGTCGCGGTCTACTCCGTCTCCGCGTCGCGGGACGGCCTCGCCACCCCGGCCAAGATCGAGGCCTCACGCGAGGTGCTGCCCGCGGACACGAGGTTCACCGTGCTGGACGGCGCCGTCCACGCGTTCTTCGGCGATTACGGCCCGCAGCCGGGCGACGGGACGCCGACGATCACCCACGACGCGGCGCGGTCCGCGATCTCGTCCGTGAGCGCGCAGTTCGTCGAGTCGCTGGGCCGGTGACAGCAGGCCGGCGGCCGCTGCCGAGCAGCGGCCGCCGGGTGTGGGTCAGACCGGGTGTGCGTCAGACCGCGTCAGACCCGCGCGGGCGTCCGCGCGTGCTGCCGCTCGGGCGTGAACGCCACGGGCAGCACGGCCGGGTAGCGCGACCAGGGCGACGGCGCCCAGGTGACGTCGGGGTCGGTCAGCCGCAGGTCGAGCCGCTCCATGAGGCTCTCCACGGCGATCTTGACCACGAGCCGGCCCGGCCGGCGGGCGGGGCACGCGTGCGGCCCGACGCCGAACGACAGGTGTGACCGGTTGCCCGCCTCGAACATGTCGTCCTCGGTGCGCACCCGCGGGTCGTTGTTCGCCGCGGCCAGGCCCATGACGATCGCGTCGCCGGCCCGGATCTGCGCCCGGCCCAGCGTGCAGTCGGTGACGGCGTACCGGGCCGGCAGGTTGGCGACGGGCGGCTCGCCCCAGAGCGTCTCGTCCATCGCGTCGTCGAGCCCGCGCCGCACGCCGGTGACCCGGCCCGTGTACCGCGGGTCGGTCAGCATCCGGCGCAGCGTGGCCGCGATCCAGGTCACGAGCATCTCGTTGGCTGCGCAGATCGCCACGACCATCGAGTGCACGATCTCGGTGTCATCCTCGAAGTTGGGGTGCGCGACGAACTTGGCGGTCAGGTTCGGGCCGGGGTTCTGCCGCGTGGCCAGCACATGGTCCAGCACGATCTGGTCCATGGTGGTCAGCGCCGCCACCGCGTCGCCGCCGTGCCCGAACACGCCGTGCGCGCAGCGCAGCAGGGCGATCCCCTGCTGCTCGTCGAAGCCGAACATGCCCGAGACGGCCAGGAACGACACGGCCGCGGCGTACTCGCCGATCAGGTCGGCGTCGCCGCGCGCGGCGAACGAGTCGATGAGCTTGCCGCAGACGCCGCGCACCATGGCCGCGGTCAGCGCCTCGTCGATGGAGGCGAACGCCTCGTCGACGGGCAGCCGCAGCCGCCGGTGCTCCGCGCCGTCGGCGTAGTACAGCGCGCGCCGCCCGGCCGGGGAGAGGATCGCGTGCAGCGAAGAGTTCAGCGGCAGCCGCTCGCTCCAGTGTCTCGGGTCCCTGGCGAAGACGCTCTCCGTGCGCATCACCTCCATCACCTCGGCGTGCCCGAGCACGAGCCAGCCGGGTACCCCCGGCTCCAGGTCCACGGGGGCCACGGGGCCCCACTGGTCCTGCAGCTTGCGCAGTGCCGCCGTCATGTCCTCGGCACCGGTCAGCTCGACCAGCGCCAGCCGGCTCCCGCTGCTCTGCGGCTCCAGCTCAGACATGACACTCCACCCGTCGATATTCATGGACTCATCCATCGATTCATGGGGCGACCTGCATAGACGCCCGATCGAGGGTTTCTATCACGATCTGACGCCCACGCGTAACACCCGTGTGGTCCGGGTCACCCGCGGTGCACCGGGTACGGTCGCGGCACCTATGCGTATCAGGCCCGCGAGGCCCCCTGGCAGCCGACGCCGGCCGCCGGCGCACCCGCCGCGTGGGACGATGCGACGGTGAGCATGCACGGAGGGGGCGGGAGCCTGGGCGGGGGACGGACGCTCCGGTCGTTCACGCAGGACGGCTCGGTCACCCGGCAGCGGCTCGGCCGGCCCACCCTGCGCCGCATCGTCTCGTTCGCGCGGCCCTACCGGGGCCGGCTCACCGTGTTCGTGCTGATCCTGGCCCTGGAGGCCGCCGCGGGCGCGGCCACGCCGCTGCTGTTCCAGCGGATCATCGACGACGGGATCACGGCCGGCGACACCCGCCTGGTCGTGCTGCTGGCGGGCGCCGCGGCCGTGCTCGCCGTGCTGGCCGCCGGGCTGTCCGTCGCCGACCGGCTCGTCTCGTCCCAGGTCGGCGAGGGGCTCATCCTGGACCTGCGGGTCGCGGTGTTCGACCACGTCCAGCGCATGCCGCTCGCCTTCTTCTCCCGGGCCCGCACCGGCGCGCTCGTGCAGCGCCTCAACGGCGACGTGCTCGGGGCGCAGCGCGCCTTCACGACGACCCTGCAGACCGTGGTGTCCAACACGCTGACCATCGCGTTCACCCTCGCGGCGATGTTCACCATGTCGTGGCAGCTCACCCTCGGCGCCCTCGTGCTGGTGCCGCTGTTCGTCTTCCCGGCCCGCTGGTTCGGCCGCCGGCTCGCGGGCCTGACCCGCCGGGGCATGGAGGTCGACGCCGACCTCGGCCAGGTGATGAACGAGCGGTTCAACGTGTCGGGCGCCCACCTGGTCAAGATCTTCGGCGACCCGGACGCCGAGTCCGAGCGGTTCGCCGGCCCCGCCCGCGAGCGCCGCGACCTCGGGGTGCGCACGGCGCTGCTCGGCACGTGGTTCCGGGTGGGGCTGTCCACGATCGCGGCCCTGGCCGTGGCGGGCGTCTACGGGTTCGGCGGCCTGCAGGTGATCGCGGACGAGCTGACCGTCGGCACGCTCGTGGCCCTGGCGACCTACCTGACGCGCCTGTACGGGCCGCTGACGGCGATGGCGAACGTGCAGGTCGACGTGATGACGGCGCTGGTCTCGTTCGAGCGCGTGCTGGAGGTGCTGGACCTGGAGCCGTCGGTGGCGGAGCGGCCGGACGCCGTCGACCTGCGGGCCGCGGTCGCCGCGCGGGGCGCCTCGGTGTCGCTGACGGGTGTCACGTTCCGGTACCCGCGGGCCGACGAGGTCTCGCTCGCGTCCCTGGAGTCGGTGGCCGGGCAGCGCAAGGACCCGACGACGGACACCCTGCGCGACGTCTCCTTCGAGGTCCCCGCGGGGTCGATGGTGGCGCTCGTCGGCCCGTCGGGGGCGGGCAAGACGACGGTGTCGCAGCTCGTCAGCCGCATGTACGACCCGACGGCCGGCACGGTGCGCATCGCGGGGACCGACCTGCGGGACGTGACGTTCGCGTCGCTGCGGGACACCATCGGCGTCGTCTCGCAGGACGCCCACCTGTTCCACGACACGGTCGCGGAGAACCTGCGGTTCGTCCGCCCGGAGGCCACAGACGCCGACCTGGAGCGCGTGCTGCGCCAGGCACGCATCTGGAGCCTGGTCGACCGGCTGCCCGAGGGGCTGGAGACCGTCGTGGGCGACCGCGGCTACCGCCTCTCGGGCGGCGAGCGGCAGCGTCTGGCGATCGCCCGTCTGCTGCTGCGGGCGCCGGACGTCGTCGTGCTGGACGAGGCGACGGCGCACCTCGACTCCGAGTCCGAGGCGGCCGTGCAGGCCGCGCTCGACCAGGCCCTGGCCGGGCGGACGTCGCTGGTCATCGCGCACCGGCTGTCCACGGTGCGCGCCGCGGACCGCATCGTGGTGCTCGACGACGGCCGCGTGGCCCAGTCGGGCACGCACGCCGAGCTGCTCGCCGCGGGCGGGCTGTACGCCGACCTGTACCGCACGCAGTTCGCCGAGGCCGGCTGAGCCCGGGCACACCCTCACCCGGGCTGGAAGGATGGGCCGGGTGGACTCCCACGACCACCACCACCCGCCCGACGGCGCCCGCGGCCGCCTGGCGATCGCGTTCGGCATCACCGCGGCGGTCCTGGTCGCGCAGGTCTTCGGCGCGCTCCTGACGGGCAGCCTCGCGCTGCTCGTCGACACGGTGCACCTGCTGACCGACGCCGCTGGGCTCGCGATGGCCCTGTTCGCGGCGCACCTGGCGCGGCGTCCGGCGTCGGCCCGGCGCACCTGGGGCTACCGGCGGGCCGAGGTGATCGCCGCGCTCGCCCAGGCGGGCGTGCTGCTGGCCGTAGGCGTGTACGTGCTGGTGGAGGGCCTGCTGCGGCTCGTCGCGCCGCCCGAGGTGCCCGGCCCCGAGCTGGTCGTGTTCGGCGTCGTCGGGCTGCTCGGCAACGTCGCGGCGCTGGCCGTCCTCGCCGGGCGCCGGACGGCGAACCTCAACCTGCGCGCCGCCTTCCTGGAGGTGGTCAACGACGCGCTGGGCTCGCTCGCGGTGGTGGTCGCGGCCCTCGTCATCACGTTCACCGGCTGGCAGCGGGCCGACGTCGTGGCGGGGCTGCTGATCGGCGCCCTGATCCTCCCGCGGGCGCTGCGGCTGCTGCGCGAGACGGTCTCCGTGCTCCTGGAGTCCTCGCCGCCCGGGCTGGACCTCGACGAGGTCCGCGCGCACCTGATGGACCTCGACCACGTCGAGGACGTGCACGACATGCACGCGTCGCTGATCGCCACGGGCCTGCCCGTGCTGAGCGCCCACGTGGTGGTCCGCACCGACTGCTTCACCGACGGCCACGCGGCGCGCATCCTGGACCAGCTCCAGGAGTGCGTCGCCGAGCACTTCGACATCGCGGTGGAGCACTCCACGTTCCAGGTCGAGCCGAGCACGCACGTGGCGCACGAGCACCCGCAGCACGCGTAGCGCCGTCGGGCCGGCTAGCGCACCGTCGTCGGGTTCCGGATCGCGGCCTCGATCCGGGCGAGCACCCCGCGGGAGCGCTCCAGCTCGGCCCGGTAGCGCTCCGGCAGGTCCGCGGCGAGCCGACGGCGCATCTCGACCGCCTCGCGCGCGTGACCGAGGGCCGCCACGTTGTCGCCCGCCGCGCTCAGCGCGCTGGCGAGGTTGGAGACCGTGAGCGCCAGGTCGGGACGGTGCTTGTCCGGGTTCTCGACGGCGAGCTGCCGCCGCATCGCCACCGCCTCGCGCATGGGGCGCAGCGCCTCGGCGGGCTTGCCCAGGTCGAGCAGCGTGGCGCCCAGGTTCGCGAGCGCCTCGGCGAGGCCGGCCCGGTACTTCTCGGGCTGGTCGCGAACGAGCCGGCGCAGCATGTCGACGGACTCCTGCGTGGGCGGCAGCGCCTCGTCGAACCGGCCCAGGTCGGCGTAGCGCACGCCCAGGTTGGACAGCGACTGGGCCAGGTACTTCAGCGACCGGGCGTTGCGGCGCGCCAGGTTGCGCCGGATGCCCACGGCCTCCTCCTCCAGGAGCACGGCCTCGTCGTACCGGCCGCGCCGCGCGTAGGTGACGCCGAGGTTGGAGAGCGAGTGCGCGAGGTAGTGCAGGTACCGCTCGGGGTGCTCGCGCGCGAGCTCGCGCCGGATCTCCAGCGCCTCCCGCTCCAGCCGGAGCGACTCGTCGGCGCGGCCCGTCGTGGAGTACAGGGCGCCGAGCGCCGAGAGCGCCCCCGCCAGGTCCGCACGCGTCCCGCGCACGTTCTCGGCGGCCAGCCGCCGCTGGATCTGCAGCGCCTCGACCAGCACCGAGCCCGCCTCCTCGTACCGGCCCAGCGCCTCCAGCGTGGTGCCGAGCTGGCCGAGCGACCACGCCAGCTCGCCGAGGTGCTCGGGCCGGGCCGCCGCCAGCCGGCGCCGGATCGCCACGGCCTCCGCGTTCGCGGGCAGGGCCTCCTCGGGCCGGCCGCTCTCGGTGAGCGCCTCGAAGTTGCCGAGCACGGCGGCGACGCGCGGCTCGTACTGGACGGGGTCGCCCTGCGCGAGCCGGCGGTAGATGCCGAGCGCGGCCCGCTGCGCGGCCTCGATGTCACCGACCCGGCCGAGCTCCGTGTAGGACACCCCGGCGTTCTGCAGGGCGAGCGCGTGCTCGGCGTCGGCCCAGGGGGCGTCGCCCGCCGGGAACCGGCCGCACAGCGCGATGACCTCCTCCTGCACGGCGAGGGCGTCGACGTGCCGCCCGACCGCCCAGTAGCCGGTGCCGAGGTTGTTCAGCGCCGTGCAGAGCGCCGGGCGGTAGCGCTCCTCGTCCGTCCAGGCGAGGCCGCGCCAGAGCCCCACGGCCTCCTGCAGCACCGGCACCGCGACGTCGGCCTCGCCCTCGGCGATCAGCACGAGGCCGAGGTCGGTCATCGCCTCGCCCTGCGTGGCCTGGTCGCCCACGACGGCGGCGAGCTGGGCGACGCGGTGCGTGAGACGGTCCAGCACCGGTACTGCGAGGGCGCCCGCCGAGCGCGGCAGCCGGCGCGTCACCCGCATCAGCCCGGCCAGGTCGTCCGGCCCGTCGTCCGGCAGGGCCGACGCCGCGGCCGCGATCAGCTCCCCCGGGATGTCGCGGCCCGCGAGGGGCAGGTCCGCGGCCGGGCCGCCCAGCGCGGGGACGTTCGTCACGGACCGGTCCGTCGCCGGGCGGTCCAGGCCCATGCCCGTCGCGAACGCCAGCACGCCGAAGGCCTCCTGGGTGCTGAGGTCGCGGGTGCAGGCCGCGATCAGCCCCTCCTGCTCGGCCAGGACTCGCGACACGAGCAGCTCCGCCAGCCGCGGTACCTCCAGCAGGTGCGCGCGGACCCACGCGACCGCCGCGTCCGCCCGTCCCTCGGCCGGCTCCACGCCGGCGCGACGCAGCGCGGCGCGCACGCCGGCGGCCGAGGTGTCCCCGACCAGCATCGTCGTGGCCAGTGCGGCCTCGGCACTCCCGCCGGGGCCCGCGACCAGCCCGGCCTCCGCGGCCGACCGCGACCAGCCGGCCCGCTCGTGGTCGAGCACCGTCTCGAGCGCCCGGGCCGGGTCCGTGGTCTCGGGCGACTGCTCGTCCGTGTCCTCGTCGTCGGCACCCGGGCCGTGGGTGCCCGGGCCGTCCGCACCCGGGCTCTCGAAGCCGGGCCAGGGCGGCCCGCCAGGTCGTGGTCGGTCACGGCCCGGCTCGGCGCGGCCCGGGGCGGCACGGCCCGGCTCGTCGCCGCCGAGGACCGCCGCCAGCGCCGTCGCCTGCAGGTCCAGGGCCCGCGGCCGGTGGTCGGGCGTGGGCTGGAACGCGACCTCGGGCACGGGCCGGCCGAGCACGCGGGCGAAGCGGGTGGCCGCGGCGTCCAGCAGCGCGCGGTCGTCCTCGGAGCGGTCCAGCTCCAGGCCGGGCGCGGGGTCGGACGTGACCCCGACGGTCCGGTCGAGGGCCGGGTCCAGTGCCATCTGGGTGACCGACGGCGTGCGCCCGGCCCACAGCGTGCTGGTCCACCGCAGCCGGCGCCACCACAGGCCGCCCGTGCGGGCGGTGCACAGGATCCGCAGCCGCCCGCGGCCCCGGGTGGCCGCCACGGCGTCGAGCATCGCGGGCAGGCCGAGGCGGTGCCCGGCGTCGTCCACCACGAGCAGGGCGCGCCGGGCCGTGGCGACGGCAGCCACCGCGGCCACCTCGGCGCCGGGCGGCACGTGCACCACGGTCCAGCCGGTGCGGCGCAGCCGGCGGCCGAGCTCCAGGGTCAGGCGCGTCTTGCCGACGCCGCCGAGGCCGCACACGAGGCGGAGCGCCACCGGGTCCCGGGACCGGAGCCAGGCGCGCAGGTCGGCGAGCTCCCGCCCCCGTCCCGTGAACGGCACGACCTCCCGCTCGGGGGCCAGGAGGGCGGCCGGACTCGTCTCGCGCGCTCCCGGGCTCCGCACCTCGTCGGGTCCGGGTCGGCTCATGAAGAGCCATCCAACAGCACTCGCGGGTTCCTGACCAGCGCGCCCTGTGATACTCCGGCGGCGGCCGGCACGGTGCGTCGTCGCAGGTCAGCGGCGTGCTGCGCGCCGTCGGACCGCCCCGGGCACCGCATGCCGAAAAGAGGGCGGAGCGAAAACCGCCTCGGAGCGGGCACAGCGACGGCCCGCCGCCCCCGTAAGGGGCGACGGGCCGTCGGTGATCAGCTCAGATCAGTTGCCCGTGAGCTTCTCGCGAAGCGCGGCGAGCGCCTCGTCCGAAGCCAGCGTGCCACCGGCCTCCTCGACCGGAGCCGAGGAGTAGCTGGTGCTGCCGCCGCCACCGGCCGGCGCGGCCGGAGCCTCGGACGACGCCTCGGTGTCCGCGGTGAGCGCCTCGGCGACCTGCTTGCGGTGCGCGGTCCAGCGCTCGTGCGCCTTGGCGTACTCCGCCTCCCACGACTCGCGCTGGGTCTCGAAGCCCTCGAGCCACTCGTTGGTCTCCGGGTCGAAGCCCTCCGGGTACTTGTAGTTCCCGGCCTCGTCGTACTCGGCGGCCATGCCGTACAGCGCGGGGTCGAAGTCCTCGGACTCCGGGTCCACGCCCTCGTTGGCCTGCTTGAGCGACAGCGAGATGCGGCGACGCTCCAGGTCGATGTCGATGACCTTGACGAAGACCTCGGCACCGACGGTGACGACCTGCTCCGGCAGCTCCACGTGGCGGACGGCCAGCTCGGAGATGTGCACCAGGCCCTCGATGCCGTCCTCGACGCGCACGAACGCACCGAACGGAACCAGCTTGGTGACCTTACCCGGCACGACCTGCCCGATGGCGTGGGTGCGGGCGAAGGTCTGCCACGGGTCCTCCTGCGTCGCCTTCAGCGACAGGGAGACACGCTCGCGGTCGAAGTCGACGTCGAGCACCTCGACGGTGACCTCCTGGCCCACCTCGACGACCTCGGACGGGTGGTCGATGTGCTTCCAGGACAGCTCGGAGACGTGCACCAGACCGTCGACGCCGCCGAGGTCCACGAACGCACCGAAGTTGACGATCGAGGAGACGACACCGGGACGGACCTGGCCCTTCTGCAGCGTCTGCAGGAAGGTCGAGCGAACCTCGGACTGCGTCTGCTCGAGCCAGGCACGGCGCGACAGCACGACGTTGTTCCGGTTCTTGTCGAGCTCGATGATCTTGGCCTCGATCTCCTTGCCGACGTACGGCTGGAGGTCGCGGACACGACGCATCTCCACGAGGGAGGCGGGGAGGAAGCCGCGCAGGCCGATGTCGAGGATGAGGCCACCCTTGACGACCTCGATGACGGTGCCGGTGACGACGCCGTCCTCCTCCTTGATCTTCTCGATCGTGCCCCAGGCGCGCTCGTACTGTGCGCGCTTCTTGGACAGGATCAGACGGCCTTCCTTGTCCTCCTTCTGGAGGACAAGTGCCTCGACGGCGTCGCCGACGGCGACAACCTCGCCAGGGTCGACGTCGTGCTTGATCGAGAGCTCCCGGGACGGGATCACACCCTCGGTCTTGTAGCCGATGTCGAGAAGGACCTCGTCGCGGTCCACCTTGACGATCGTGCCTTCGACGATGTCACCATCGTTGAAGTACTTGATGGTGGCGTCGATGGCAGCAAGGAAGTCCTCCTCGGTGCCGATGTCGTTGACGGCAACCTGGGGGGCGGACTTCGCAGGGGTGGAGATGGTCATTGAGTTCGATGCTCCGATGCGGACATGGCGTAGTACGGACAGGGTCTGTGTTGCTCTGCTTGTGTGGTGTCGAAGATCGCCGGAAGGCGCACGGCACCGCCAGTTATCTTAGTGGCGCGGCATCACCCTGGTCAACGCGAGCCAGGGTGGCGCGGGCCGCACGGCCCGGCCACCCCGGCCCCCGGACCGGGCCTCAGAGCGCGAGCTCCAGGTCCTTGCCCGGGATCGCGTCGAGCAGCGCGCGCGTGTAGTCGGTGGCCGGCGAGTCGAAGACGGTGTCCACGGTGCCCTCCTCGACCACGCGGCCCTGCTGCATCACCAGCACGCGGTCAGCGATCTGCCGCACGACGGCGAGGTCGTGCGTGATGAAGAGGTAGGTCAGCCCCAGCTCCTCCTGCAGCCCCGCGAGCAGCTGCAGGATCTGCGCCTGGACCACGACGTCGAGCGCCGAGACCGCCTCGTCGCACACCACGAGCTCGGGCGACAGCGCCAGGGCGCGGGCGATCGCCACGCGCTGCCGCTGGCCGCCGGACAGCTCGGCCGGGAACCGCTGGAGCTGGCTCTTGCTCAGCGCCACCTGCTCGGCCAGCTCCTCCACCCGGGCCCGGCGGGCCGCGGCGTCGCCGTAGTCGTGCGCGCGCAGCGGCTCCTCGATCGCGCGGAACACCGAGTAGAGCGGGTCCAGCGAGGAGTACGGGTCCTGGAACACGGGCTGCACCCGGCGCCGGTAGGCGATCTGCTCCTTGTGCCCGCCGGCGCCCACGAGCCCGCCGTCGAACGTGATGGAGCCCGTCGTGGGCTTCTCGATGTCGAGGATCATCCGGGCCAGGGTCGACTTGCCCGAGCC
Coding sequences within it:
- a CDS encoding cytochrome P450, with product MSELEPQSSGSRLALVELTGAEDMTAALRKLQDQWGPVAPVDLEPGVPGWLVLGHAEVMEVMRTESVFARDPRHWSERLPLNSSLHAILSPAGRRALYYADGAEHRRLRLPVDEAFASIDEALTAAMVRGVCGKLIDSFAARGDADLIGEYAAAVSFLAVSGMFGFDEQQGIALLRCAHGVFGHGGDAVAALTTMDQIVLDHVLATRQNPGPNLTAKFVAHPNFEDDTEIVHSMVVAICAANEMLVTWIAATLRRMLTDPRYTGRVTGVRRGLDDAMDETLWGEPPVANLPARYAVTDCTLGRAQIRAGDAIVMGLAAANNDPRVRTEDDMFEAGNRSHLSFGVGPHACPARRPGRLVVKIAVESLMERLDLRLTDPDVTWAPSPWSRYPAVLPVAFTPERQHARTPARV
- a CDS encoding ABC transporter ATP-binding protein → MHGGGGSLGGGRTLRSFTQDGSVTRQRLGRPTLRRIVSFARPYRGRLTVFVLILALEAAAGAATPLLFQRIIDDGITAGDTRLVVLLAGAAAVLAVLAAGLSVADRLVSSQVGEGLILDLRVAVFDHVQRMPLAFFSRARTGALVQRLNGDVLGAQRAFTTTLQTVVSNTLTIAFTLAAMFTMSWQLTLGALVLVPLFVFPARWFGRRLAGLTRRGMEVDADLGQVMNERFNVSGAHLVKIFGDPDAESERFAGPARERRDLGVRTALLGTWFRVGLSTIAALAVAGVYGFGGLQVIADELTVGTLVALATYLTRLYGPLTAMANVQVDVMTALVSFERVLEVLDLEPSVAERPDAVDLRAAVAARGASVSLTGVTFRYPRADEVSLASLESVAGQRKDPTTDTLRDVSFEVPAGSMVALVGPSGAGKTTVSQLVSRMYDPTAGTVRIAGTDLRDVTFASLRDTIGVVSQDAHLFHDTVAENLRFVRPEATDADLERVLRQARIWSLVDRLPEGLETVVGDRGYRLSGGERQRLAIARLLLRAPDVVVLDEATAHLDSESEAAVQAALDQALAGRTSLVIAHRLSTVRAADRIVVLDDGRVAQSGTHAELLAAGGLYADLYRTQFAEAG
- a CDS encoding cation diffusion facilitator family transporter → MGRVDSHDHHHPPDGARGRLAIAFGITAAVLVAQVFGALLTGSLALLVDTVHLLTDAAGLAMALFAAHLARRPASARRTWGYRRAEVIAALAQAGVLLAVGVYVLVEGLLRLVAPPEVPGPELVVFGVVGLLGNVAALAVLAGRRTANLNLRAAFLEVVNDALGSLAVVVAALVITFTGWQRADVVAGLLIGALILPRALRLLRETVSVLLESSPPGLDLDEVRAHLMDLDHVEDVHDMHASLIATGLPVLSAHVVVRTDCFTDGHAARILDQLQECVAEHFDIAVEHSTFQVEPSTHVAHEHPQHA
- a CDS encoding tetratricopeptide repeat protein, giving the protein MSRPGPDEVRSPGARETSPAALLAPEREVVPFTGRGRELADLRAWLRSRDPVALRLVCGLGGVGKTRLTLELGRRLRRTGWTVVHVPPGAEVAAVAAVATARRALLVVDDAGHRLGLPAMLDAVAATRGRGRLRILCTARTGGLWWRRLRWTSTLWAGRTPSVTQMALDPALDRTVGVTSDPAPGLELDRSEDDRALLDAAATRFARVLGRPVPEVAFQPTPDHRPRALDLQATALAAVLGGDEPGRAAPGRAEPGRDRPRPGGPPWPGFESPGADGPGTHGPGADDEDTDEQSPETTDPARALETVLDHERAGWSRSAAEAGLVAGPGGSAEAALATTMLVGDTSAAGVRAALRRAGVEPAEGRADAAVAWVRAHLLEVPRLAELLVSRVLAEQEGLIAACTRDLSTQEAFGVLAFATGMGLDRPATDRSVTNVPALGGPAADLPLAGRDIPGELIAAAASALPDDGPDDLAGLMRVTRRLPRSAGALAVPVLDRLTHRVAQLAAVVGDQATQGEAMTDLGLVLIAEGEADVAVPVLQEAVGLWRGLAWTDEERYRPALCTALNNLGTGYWAVGRHVDALAVQEEVIALCGRFPAGDAPWADAEHALALQNAGVSYTELGRVGDIEAAQRAALGIYRRLAQGDPVQYEPRVAAVLGNFEALTESGRPEEALPANAEAVAIRRRLAAARPEHLGELAWSLGQLGTTLEALGRYEEAGSVLVEALQIQRRLAAENVRGTRADLAGALSALGALYSTTGRADESLRLEREALEIRRELAREHPERYLHYLAHSLSNLGVTYARRGRYDEAVLLEEEAVGIRRNLARRNARSLKYLAQSLSNLGVRYADLGRFDEALPPTQESVDMLRRLVRDQPEKYRAGLAEALANLGATLLDLGKPAEALRPMREAVAMRRQLAVENPDKHRPDLALTVSNLASALSAAGDNVAALGHAREAVEMRRRLAADLPERYRAELERSRGVLARIEAAIRNPTTVR
- the rpsA gene encoding 30S ribosomal protein S1 — encoded protein: MTISTPAKSAPQVAVNDIGTEEDFLAAIDATIKYFNDGDIVEGTIVKVDRDEVLLDIGYKTEGVIPSRELSIKHDVDPGEVVAVGDAVEALVLQKEDKEGRLILSKKRAQYERAWGTIEKIKEEDGVVTGTVIEVVKGGLILDIGLRGFLPASLVEMRRVRDLQPYVGKEIEAKIIELDKNRNNVVLSRRAWLEQTQSEVRSTFLQTLQKGQVRPGVVSSIVNFGAFVDLGGVDGLVHVSELSWKHIDHPSEVVEVGQEVTVEVLDVDFDRERVSLSLKATQEDPWQTFARTHAIGQVVPGKVTKLVPFGAFVRVEDGIEGLVHISELAVRHVELPEQVVTVGAEVFVKVIDIDLERRRISLSLKQANEGVDPESEDFDPALYGMAAEYDEAGNYKYPEGFDPETNEWLEGFETQRESWEAEYAKAHERWTAHRKQVAEALTADTEASSEAPAAPAGGGGSTSYSSAPVEEAGGTLASDEALAALREKLTGN